A region of the Chryseobacterium gotjawalense genome:
TGGTAGGATTTCCGCAATTCTGTAGAAGGCGCAATTTCCTTTGCCCACAAATCGATATGGGCATCTTCCTTTTTCATTCCTCTTGGCCAGAGGCGGTCTGCCAAAACTCTGAAACCATCGGATTCGTCAGGCTCTTCGTAAATCCTTTTCTCTACAATTTTCATCTTTTTAAATTTTATTAAAGTTAATGAAAATCATTTAGCACCTGTTGAGTTTAAATTAGAGAAAATGGATCCTCAGGATTTTCAAAATAAATTTCTAAAAATAAACTTTAAAAAAAAATAAAATAGGACAAACAATTCGCCGCTTTCTAATTGATTTTCAATCGGGGATTTACCTTATTTCCTGATAAGGGAAATTCCTTTTTTAATTATGAAAATGATGATAAACACTAATAAACCTGCAATAATTCCATAAAGTAAATGCTTCACCATCTCTGTAAGATGAGGTAAAAACTGATGAACCCACTCTATGTTATGATCGAAAATTCCGCCTGAAACCAATAATAAAGCGATGGTGCCAATGATTGATAATGCTTTGATAATAAGGGGAAGTGCTTTTACCAAAAGGTTTCCAAAGAAAGTAAGAAAGCCTTTGTTGTTCGATTTGCTGATGAGTTTATAACCGGCATCATCCATTCTCACAATTAGAGCAACAATACCATAAACACCGACGGTTGCTAGAAATGCGACCACAGAAACAGTGATAATCTGTATCGGTAAACTCTTTTCAAGTACAGATCCTAAAGCGATAATCACGATTTCCAAAGACAGAATAAAATCGGTGGTGATGGCTGATTTAACTTTGATTTTTTCCGCATTTTCACCATTTTCAGTTTCTGCGCTAACTTCTTCGTGTTTTTCTTTTTTATGAAAGAAATATTCGATGATTTTCTCCACACCTTCATAAGCCAGATAAAGTCCGCCTAATATCAAAATAATCTTAATTGCCGGCGGGAAAATAACCTGAAGTAAAAAGGCAATCGGGATAATGATTAATTTATTAATAAATGAACCTTTCGTAATCGCCCAAAGAACCGGGATTTCCCGTGAGGATAAAAACCCGGTGGCTTTCTCCGCATTCACCGCCAGATCATCACCAAGGATGCCGGCGGTTTGTTTGGTCGCAACTTTCGAAGCCAC
Encoded here:
- a CDS encoding DUF808 domain-containing protein; protein product: MASGFFAVLDDIAALMDDVAVASKVATKQTAGILGDDLAVNAEKATGFLSSREIPVLWAITKGSFINKLIIIPIAFLLQVIFPPAIKIILILGGLYLAYEGVEKIIEYFFHKKEKHEEVSAETENGENAEKIKVKSAITTDFILSLEIVIIALGSVLEKSLPIQIITVSVVAFLATVGVYGIVALIVRMDDAGYKLISKSNNKGFLTFFGNLLVKALPLIIKALSIIGTIALLLVSGGIFDHNIEWVHQFLPHLTEMVKHLLYGIIAGLLVFIIIFIIKKGISLIRK